Genomic segment of Salvia hispanica cultivar TCC Black 2014 chromosome 2, UniMelb_Shisp_WGS_1.0, whole genome shotgun sequence:
tatatcaaaattaaattcagtCGTATTTATTGGATTCACACCAATAACTCATTAACTTTAAACCTTTGGTCCagtaaaatagtaaaatagtGGTAAAGCCCAAGTCATTTTACTATATCCCTTTCTTCCTCACTCTACATTGCTATGTTTCTCTGTGTTCAATCTTTTTAATCTCTTCTATGTTATAGAGGCTAGAACAACCAGATCTAGTAACGCTGTGAAAAACTGATTTTTTCCATATAGAACTACTGGCACTGGGTGATTCTTTTCTTCCTCGGGGCGATTTCGGAAGCCAACGAATGGGGCGACCATGGAAAATTTACGTTCGGTTACATGGTAAATGGTCGCCGGGGAGGGGCGGTCGCCCCCTCCTGCCCCtccctggatccgccactggcTTCTTGCGAAATTATGAGATCGCCTCAACTATATAAGTTTTTCATTGAAAAACTAATAACTGGTACTTCCTCCATCCGTCATTTGGAGTCTCATTCAtgggcggcacgagttttaagaaatgttaagaaaattaggtggaaaaaatttagtggaatatgcgtctacttgtatatattagttttaaatgaaatgtgagtgaaatgagttagtggaaggtgagacccttttaccatttatggtaaaaatgaaccgggactcctattcgcagacggactaaaatggaaaaacgggacttctatttgcggacggagggagtatatttctATACAAAAGTAATTTTCCCTACTACCTTAAAATAATAGTCAAACTTTGTTAATGAAActgatttaatataaaattagtaaagtaagagaactttgagaaaaagtaataaaaatagtgtTGATGGATTATGGAATCTTTATTATTTGTGGTGtataattgattcaaatttttttatatttagactTAATTCATTTTCGGagaatgacaaaaaaaatggtcAATTTATTCTGTTTTCTTAGGACGGCTCACGGCGGGAGTATACTGACACTGAATTTaacatgttttaaaatttgatatgcatataaatattatatctaaATGTATGTAAAAAGGTATTCATAACTATTGGGCATAAGGAAGGCCAATGTAACCTTATAAATGGTCTATGTTTGCCTCTTTTAGGTCATTAAActtgaaaaaaatcacattataAATTTCTGAAAATATATAGCTTTGTGATGTAGTAAAAATATTCTATTATTGCATATTaatgaaagtaaaatatatCCATACATGTGATTAAAACGTACTAATAATGGACGTATGGTTAATATACAAGAACAATAGTATATAATCAAAGTGATCCATCCAATAGGACGATGAacatgataattttttttaaaatatcatatgtTGAAGTTGTTTTTTCAGCTGAAGTAAGAATAGAAGggaagagaagaagaggaatTTGAccattgaaataataaaagaaaagaacagtTAGTGGAAGTTGAAAAGTTAGTCAGTCAATATAATAAGTGTTTCTTTTGACTTAGCTTAATCTCTGAGTTTTACGCATTGTATAAATAGGGATTAGGGTCTCATTGTACAAACTTAATCGAGTGATTCAGAAATAAATTCTCTCCTTTTATCTCAGTTttgtttcttctcttcttcaagtttgttgttgtttgttgAGTAATGTTCAGATTGAACACTTTCTACAtcatatcttaaaattaaaatatgatggACATTATCATTCAGTATATTGGACAATTAATTACATGTACTGAATGAATTCACACaataaatgtttaaatattaaatgaaattcaattaatatgtAACTGAGATATCATAGAAATCAAGATTTGAGATCAAGTACTGCAACATATTTAAGGTAATAAAACGCATGCAAAATTTGTATCAAAACtgtaaattatatactacttaagtaaataaataaataaaatcattatgTATATTCCCCAACTAACCTTTTCtattttccttaatttttttgtaatttccattttggctTAAATAAATCCATTAGATTTGAtaatccaattaattaaatatatgattatttttatgcataaacCATAGAGTATGAATTTGATCGCCAACCTTCCCGGATTGGGCTTCATTATAGccattggaaaaaaaattaatttgggaaaaatttaaaaaatatatatacatgttttcttctcacttttaatttattttttcattttttcaaactcCAAAATTCACTATTTTCATCTATAGATACCCCATTTCACCAAAAATAATCTATCTCCCAAATTCTCAAATACTCTCTCTTGCAAATATGCCCGACGGTTGGAACTACAATTGGTTCAGGAGTCCGTCATCCGCCTCGCTGGATATAGGTTTTTTGGCCCCTCCTCCGACCCAAGCCTCGGAAATTTCGGGTGGCTACAATCCCTACCCAGTGGACATGCAATTCCCACTTTATagaatgtaattttaaatttatattcccACTTTGGGTGGCTACAGTCCCTACAAGAAATGTGTAggaatttttaacttttttaaatttaaattatgtaattccCATTTTTaagatgttatttttattttggaggATTTTTagttatgcatttttttatttttaggaatttataattatattttcaagtttattaatatattttattatttatggaagtgtttgtttattaatgtattttattatttatggaagtGTTTTGAgcaattgaagtatttaaattaaattattgaataataaatgaaaaaagtgtGTCATAGTTAAGAGTAGAGgataaaaaagagtaaaggccaaaattggtaacatatgatcattttacgtttttggtcctaaacattatcttttagattttttaattctacatatatgaaaatttgatcaaattggTCATCCGTCAATATTTCCATTAAAAACTAACGCTCAATGGGTTCAATTCTGATATTTTCCTCCttaattaattccctaattaAGAGACTGATTGGAAAATGGCGGAAGAGAGTGGTGAAGAGTACCTGTTCAAGATAGTGGTGATCGGCGATTCCGCTGTGGGGAAATCGAATTTGCTGTCGCGGTTTACTCGAGACGAGTTCGACCACAACTCCAAGGCCACGATCGGAGTGGAGTTTCAGACGCAGGTGCTGAAGGTCGACGGCAAGGAGGTCAAAGCGCAGGTCTGGGATACCGCCGGCCAGGAGCGATTCCGCACCGTCACCTCCGCCTATTACCGCGGCGCCGTCGGAGCTCTCGTCGTCTACGATATTACTCGGAGGATTACTCTCGATAGCGTCAAGCGTTGGCTTGATGAGCTCAATAGTATTATAGTAATATCTCTTTCTCTGTCTTCTCAATTGAATCTGGTTAGAATTCCAGTAGAATttcagaagaagaaaaggagacTGTTGAAGCTTTATCAATTTGCTCAGttggattcatttttttagcatacaattattcatttctctatatgcaaatttatcttaaattCTACATATGTTCGTTTCGATTTTGTCCGATTTTGTTGGGTTTGCAGACTTGAGGTTCTCCTATTTTTGTTgggtttttcaatttttggattattCGAGTTTGTTGGATTCTTGATTATGTTAGGTATTtgagattttagaaatttgtGAATGAATGGAGAATTTGAAGTTCTGTATATTAGAATTTTGAGATGAATGAAAATGGatgaaaaagatgaaagatgAGACGAAGGAAGAAGATAGAAATTGAAGTGAAACACTCCAAATAAGAACCctaaacatattatttaattgaagtgAAACACTCCCTAAACATAtgtatttaattctaattttaaaaaaatatttataaaaataattagggaattaattagggagtaaaaaattagaaattaaaagtttaatttggtcaaaattgtgattaaacccgttgaccgttagtttttaacagAAATATTGACGGGtaaccaaaatgatcaaatttttatatgtgcaggatcaaaaaattcaaaagataatatttaggaccaaaaatgtaaaatgatcatatgttcaggaccaatttgacctttactcaataaaaaattgataaaagtGGATCCGTAGTTAAGAGCAGAGAATACAAAATGGATAAAAGTGGATCCGGGTCCACAACCGctataaatcttattttacataattactcaataattaaatgtggaCCATACATCTTTTTAATCATGTGGCTGAAAATTGTCCCCTCCATTTCCGGGACTGGTTCCGCAACTGTTCTCCGGCAATGACGGGTAGCTGGTGGCAGTATGTATCCGGTGGGCGGCGGATGAGTAAGAATTGGGGGAGAGAGTTGGCGGTGATAAGAAGAagactaatatttaaaattaaaatttaatttttaaaaaaatgtcttgtttaaatttattaggAGAATTAAAACGATTAGACTTTGACTTGTGAAACGACTTTGTTTTGAGCAAGAGAACAACGACTAGTGTGTGTTTGCATTCAAATACATTTTGCAATACATTAGGCcatccgcaacgctgtctcttatccgtctcatctcttcactattcatgggccccactgtactttttagctcatctcttaactaagagacagcacctgcaaccctccatctcttaatcatctcttaaccatctcttaactattcattcaatttcattttttatttttaattccaacaaattcaattaataaaaacacacttcattaaaataaaataaatattacaacttaaaagcctaaaaaatagaaaaaaatacataattaaaatcctaaaaaataaaaaaagtacataatttaaaatcctaaaaaataaaaaaactactccgccggcGAATCATCATCCCCCGAAGTCGGCGGTGCAGCTATACCAAGTTGAGCTCTCATATACTCAATTCCGGCCATATGGGCTGCAACTTGGCcaggattcatttttgagagGTCCGCCATCGTGGTGACTAGGTACATGGACATAGGGTGTGCGAGCCCGTGCCCGTGCCGGAGCCCGAGCTCGAGCCCGCCTGGCTTGGTCCGCCGCGGCCCATCCCTCTCGCTCTCGCTCTCCCCCTCTCtagccgccttcgccgccttggTCCCTTGCGGCCGACGTCGTGCACCGGAAGAAGACCCCCTACATCATCGGTTGGCGTGCCCTCACGTGAGGTGTTGCCTTCGCCGCCATCACTAGACAAGTAGTGGCCACGCGCCGTGCGCTTCGTGCGTTGAGCCCGACTCGACACCGCCAGCCCACCTGTCAAGGTGGTGGACTTGCGACCAAACATCGACAAGCTTGAAATCTTTGCCGACGTCGTCTTTGAAGACCCGCAACGCCGCTCTCAGAATGTCGGCTCCACCGGCTCCGCTCTGATAATTCGCCTCTTCTCCCCTGTATATTGCgcaaaattttttgacatctttgtcgCTTCGCTCCCAATGACtgcggagcatcttcacgttgCGGGGAACGGTATTCGCCGGCCTTCGTGCGTTGTAAACTTCGGTGACTTTTAGCCAAAAACACTTGtgggtttgttgattcccgacgaCAGGATCGTACGAGACGCTGATCTAAGCGTCGTACAGAGCCAACGTCTCGGCTTGGCTGTATGCATGACGGCTGCCGTCTCCACCAGCCGctgcctcctcttcctcctcggcatTGACGCCGAGACTGAAGTTGATCCTGCCGGAGCCGGAGCCGAAGCCTCCACCAATTGGCTAGTCGGGCAAACTGCGTTCAGGCGCCAAAAAATTCTCCGaaatttgggataatcccggcgattgcccgtacctctgggggggagggacgatagtatgcatccacatcaaaatgtggtgtttggtacgccgGCGGGGTGGTCGAGCCTTGGGTGCCCGGCGACGAACCGGGAGTACCCAAACAGTTGTACATGCTCGCCCAATCGTCGAACGAGTTCAAGTCGAATCCGACGGAGCGCCGCCTGCCGGAGCCGCCGGAGCCGCCGCCGCTGGAGTTTCCATCgccggacattttttcaacaatttgagaGTAGTGTTCGTGTGTAATAAgaatttgggttttttttaatcttattaataaaatttagtgcGAGAGAATCatttactaaatttaatactccgtAAATTATGGTATATCAAACACTAACCAAATAGTGAAAGTAGTAGCGATTTGGTTTAGTAAATcttattaataaaagtaaGTGCAAGTGAATATAGAATAAATTGAATAGTAGATTACTGCGTgtatgaaaatattagtaataaaagtaaatgCGGGACAATCATACACTAAATAGAGTGATATATTACGGTCGATCATTGATTCATACaaaaaaagtgaagaagaGATTATGGCCTCCTTTATAAAATATCTATAATACGTCACTATAAATAGTAGATGATAAAGCCATGAAGAGACCCAAATAGAgagggaaaagaaaataacagagAACCTCTTCAGAAAACAAGCACGAAGAACACTCATCCCTAAATTGTTGAGAAGACAAAGAAGGTGGTCATAATGTCTTATAATATGGGTGGTAGGGCGCCTGGTAATGTATTAATCAAAATGCGTTATGGATCTgacctatttttatttaaatttatatttcttttgggTCCAAAGGAGTTATATAACAAGATTGgttcaatattaaataaagaacCATCCACTATAGTAATTACATACTTATTCTTTGATAATGATGAAGTATGGCTGCTTCCTAGTAATCCTTTCGAATTTTGTAGACCATCGACAATCACACCAAATGGACTTCGTCagtttaaatttaatgtttatgATAAAGATGAAGTAATGCCTGCTAGATAGTtcttagtagtatttatttcttatgtCTAAGTACAGTTCGGGTTTTCTTCggttggttctttcccgaacTTTAGTAGATGAACCAAGTAGTGGTATCTTGTATTGAtggtaatttattttaatcgaACAAATTCATATTCTAGTATTTGTTCTCCTTCTTTATCTTTATACAATTGGGGCTGTTCAGTttgcaaaattatattttgtgattaaatatgtacGGGGTTTGGTTCATGAAATTGGATTACATAGAATTCTAGATGGATActcatgtgataattagtcatagtcaTCCTCTTCTCgctaaaataatttcacaacttaatcttagattatattttcgtagtactattttatttttaaaaatcgaaCGATGTCTCtaaatgtttgttttaattatcGACACCGCATGCTCTATACTGGCGTAATTGAGAGGAAATTTAACTAATGTATTTTGTTGTAAGTGTTGTCGATTCGATACACCCAAACTAAATACAGTGTCACATGACGAACAGTGGTGCTTCTCGTGTGTTTGCTAAACTAGTATTAACACCCGTGCTATGGACTAgctttatgatttttaactaattatagAATCAGGTTAACTAAACAcgttacaaaattaataaacaacaCTTCAGTCATAGTATCAGATTCTACTAAAATGTTGAATCATATTTAAACATAGTAAAAACATAACTTCAATAAATTACATTGCAGTTTTCAGTACACAACGTATACTATAATACGTACAGGTTAAAACaaaggaaaacaaaattgaCCGAATGTATAAAACAAATTGTGCTAAAACACATAATACCTAACattaatcaaagaaaaaactgatgaaaacataaacatacaTTAGAAGCATGAACATTACAATCAATTgatcatgaaaaaaataaaaaatttactgacaaatatacaaaatattaaatgaatcAAAAACTTAAGTACAAAAAAAAGATGCATATTGATcgattcaaaattaaaacataaacaatacAATTATTGATACATACCTACCATTATTGAACAAAGATAACAACAAAACAACttggaaaagataaaaaaaaaatgtgataagCTGATGAGATCGGCAAAAATCGAAGAGCGTGAATCAATTcctcaatatatttataaattttaaaattataaatttaatactaagATATATTGTCATAACTTCCACAAAACacataacaaattaatgtatttaaaatGTATTCATTCTCGATATCGATCTAGTTGTTGTTGGGATGCGtacattttattagtatatatactattaacaattcaaactaaaagaatatattgaaaataaaaatttaagtgttcaaccaaaaaaaaaaaaaataaaactgaaatttgGTTAATTGAAGTTCTAATTGATCAATTGAAGATTTATTGTATCATTTCtcttaaattgaaaatatgattgattaattgaaaattcgaTTGATCTGTGTATGTAATTCAATTCAAGATTTAATTAAGCAATAAGAAGGATTGTAAATTCAATTGATACTCAATTAAGAATTCAATAGTTCAATTAAGAATAACATGAAATCCAATCGATCTACGTTCCAACTGAtcaattgtgaatttaattaaaaccttTAGTCATTCAATTGAATCGAATATGAATGGCATCTTTCTACTTAGTCTAAGATAAATCGAAATTCTTAGTTGTTCAATTGTATATAAAATGATTGGAATCCCaaatttttaggaatattttagttttaattgaataatttgagATTTCAAATAATCTTTGATTAAAgagaataattatatatttgaattgatCGTAGATTCAATTGGAGTTTTCAAcatttttacttaaattaatatacttaaaaaaattaattgtaaaatgtAAAGACAACAACATATTAGAAGTACTAACTAAAACTCAATAATAGTTCTAtctaataaaaagaaattcaattcaaattgaatACACTAACTAATATGCTAGCGTAGCACGTATACATACAATCTTCTTCTACAGCTAATACACTTAACCCCAAAGTGGCGCCTCGCCGCGGCTACCTCGCCTGCACAGCCGCGTCACCTGCGCTCCCCTCCATTCCCTCATTCCCTCCGGTACCTCTAGCAGGAGTGGGTAAAGATCGGATCTTTAAACAAAAACATTgtacttctctctctccttcctCACTTTCCTCCCCATCCCTCACTTTCTCTCGGTCAAACGCCGCCTTGCCGCATCCCTCAGCCTTGCCACCCTCATCACCCGTCGTCGGAGCTGTCACCGGATTCCAAGACCCCTGCTATGCTGCAATCGGAAAATCAGAATCTGTAAGAAATATCATGAATATCAAAGCTCTTAGAttcaagagagaaaatagCACAAAAAAGTATTGTACTCAATTCACAGAAAACGCATTTTGTATCTGGTATTTATAGTGGTTCAAAGTTCAAACAAACTACCAATGTAAGCCAACATATATagttgatttaaaaaatattttgaatctCAGCATAATTTTTGGGAAGATAAACAgtgaattgaaataaattattgtacCTCCCAAAATCTGATTCCATGCTTTCTCGGTAATAGATCTGTCTATTGTAATAGGCCTGCCCAATGAGTAGTAACGGAACCAGAAAATTAAACAAGGCGGGgctgaaattttaaaaaaatatttattatttaattttacatgtaatGTCTATTTTCGATTCAACTTTTACGACACACTAAATGATAGTAACTATTTTCGACGAGTCGCCGTTTCTTGAAATCGCCGAAGAATAgtctcatttccatttttttttaaaaattcccCCCGATGTATACAATTAAGATATCATTCATCCATTCGTCTCCCATTCTATTTCACAAATCTGTTTTGATAAGTTTCGTAGAAGAAAATACTCATTCGGCAGAAGCTGTTGCAACCGGCAGAATCGGTGTCAACTCAATCAAATTGTACACCAAGGAGAAAGCTTTATCTCTTGAGGTAGAAACCAAAATCTTTGCTAGTTTTCCCAGCCCGATACATCACCCATCGACCATCAATTCTTACCCGAAGCGACGAAATGCGCCGCTGCAGAACTCTGGCAGCGGCGGCAAGCGTAGGGGGCGTTGTCTCGCAAATTTCCAGCCTCTAGGCATGAACTATCTTTGAGGATTTGGGTTAAATGTGTCAAGGGCTTAGAGCTAgcattattagtttattaagTTATAAGGCCAACATTAAAAAGAGCCccacaataaatgaaatggcCCAAAACAAATAAGCCTAATTGTCTTCTTCcccaatttttaatttctgaatCTGGAACAGGCGGCGGACAACTGGAAACTTTGGAGTACAAGGCTCGGCGGCTCGCTCTGGGGTGGATATCGGTCGGAGCACGGTGGTACAAGGGGGGATTGGGGTCTGGTGCCGGCTAAGCCCCCGCTGGCACCGTGTGGTTCCGACACTGCCTGCACCTATACCTCAATTGTGTGTTACCGAGAAAAGGTGTGAAAAGTGCTCAAGAAGGTACTTGCCAAGCATTTACCAAACTTATTTTAtgctttgaaattttaacCTATGCTAAAATACTGTTTTCCGCCAAAATCACCTTGAATGGCATTTCTGCAATTTTTTCTACAACTCccactttatatattgatgGATAGGTTATGAGATTCGCATTAACAATATGTATAAGTTTTTCTTTGTTAAATTGATATCTATAATTTTAtgcttaaaataatattttgatgttttttttaagagtattttgatgttgttatTAACATGTTCTATGAAGCTTCAGGCAATGTCATCTCACTAATTGCCTAATAAGTGTTGTTATAACTAAATTCTATCGGCACAATGCTTACTCCATCTATTTCGTCTATCGAGAACCTCAACTCTCAACATGTCTCTGTGAACGTTTGAATCGCACGCCCTGCGTCACGACCGCCctttctaaaaaaaaagaaagctAAGTAGTTGATCGCGACTAGTGagggattaaaaaaatagggaagaaaaatggaaaatgacaATGGGCTCGAATCACGAATCAAAAGTGGAACTTAAACCATTCAAATCAGAGTGTGAATTCATAGTAGTTCAATAGTTGAATGATACAATATTCAACgatatcaatttataaataaaacaacgTTCAGCTAAAGCATTCgagagtataataatattatgtatgaagacacaacataTTCTGAACATTTGACAGACATCTTCTTAATCGCTCGTCACAGCTCAAcatgcacatagggaaaatgTATGCAGAGCTtagtacttgatgcactcagtgaATTTATGCTAAAAACATTTCAATAAACATGTCATGCCCTCTTTGAGTGAACTCGGGTATTACTTTAAAACTAGTGTCGCATCCGTGCGAtgtaggggtggcaaatcgtgcgtgtcgggtcgttatcgtgtcgacacgataacgacacgaacacgataacaacaaacacgaacacgacccgttaagaaaacctcaaacacgaacacgaacacgacccgctaccctcagacacgaacacgacacgaacccattaacgacacgaaccggttcgggtcaacacgacacgaacacgacacgaacccatcaATGACacaaaaataagtattaaaaaatgaaaataataagaataataatattaaaatattatgtgttaataagaataataatattaaaatattatgtgttaacggataacacgaacacgacacgaacacgacacgaacacgcattgctaacggataacacgaacccgacacaaacacgacacgaacacgacacacgaaattttcgtgtccttaatgggtcgacccgataaggacacgaacacgataaacTCTaacccaaacccattaatttcgtgccggttcgtgtcgtgttatcgtgtcgtgtcaaaaattgccaACCCTAGTGCGATGTACtgtccatttatttttttggccctaatttaaaatttttaattagataaaattaaaaataagattttgaaataaaataaaatgaataccCATGTTGACTAGAAAACTGATGGATCTCTATTGTAGAGGAAATGGTcacacataaaaaaacataaaaatttcattttgagatttataattaaactatgtaaataaaattaatattataaaccaTATTCTTATTTcgattttgtttaatttttaaaaagtcaaGCCATGTGATCTGTATAATTCGAATTTTTCataaacaaatttgaattgagatatatatatatatatatatatatatatatatatatatatatatatatatatatatatatatatatatagagagagagagagagagagagagagagagagtcccattatccacaaatccactcttaaagaccgaaccaccgaaccctactaaattagggcttttagatctagtttttatggataagatacagaaatttataaattattttcgccttcatcacgagcctattttaattcatgtgaaggtaaataagtcatactaacatgttacgaagatttaaattcgttccagaatatattacttttctagtaggtttttacttcattctagtaggtttttacttcattccagtaggtttttacttcattccagtacgtaaatgtggtttcaccgtcgcgtgccgttctttctctctacaatatctatcaccaacgtcatggcgctaatatggtttaataaacacatggaataatgtaataaattattggaatgaagtatgtgtagaaacatttgaagtacagaatgaagtaataaacctatataatgaagtaaaatgggcttgtaatgaagccgaaaaaattttcacagcagcacatctcatcaaaaaaactagatctaatggcccagatttggtctctagttcggtctttaaaattggtNNNNNNNNNNNNNNNNNNNNNNNNNNNNNNNNNNNNNNNNNNNNNNNNNNNNNNNNNNNNNNNNNNNNNNNNNNNNNNNNNNNNNNNNNNNNNNNNNNNNCCAAAATCGGTTAGTTTTCAACCATATATCAGTGTGGTATCGCCCAAAAAAAATGACCAACAGTGTACATATTGGCCAGAAATCAAGCATTCAGTACATAGAAATGCTCACAATATCGACTTctccaacaaaaaaacaacaactttTGTGCATTACACCAACTGTAAATTAAATCGATGAAACCCAGATCCAACTGGGTTTTCACGAATTTTTATAGCAAGTATGAGCAAAACCTTAACTCTAATAACCACAAATTCATCTTTTCCAACAAAATCGCGCCAAACACTTTTGTGAATTATTACgattataaactataaatcGCTGTTTAAGAGTGTTTCTGACTTCAATCGATGTTTAGGAGTGTTTTTGCctac
This window contains:
- the LOC125203377 gene encoding ras-related protein RABA5b-like, encoding MAEESGEEYLFKIVVIGDSAVGKSNLLSRFTRDEFDHNSKATIGVEFQTQVLKVDGKEVKAQVWDTAGQERFRTVTSAYYRGAVGALVVYDITRRITLDSVKRWLDELNSIIVISLSLSSQLNLVRIPVEFQKKKRRLLKLYQFAQLDSFF